From Klebsiella electrica, the proteins below share one genomic window:
- the ybtE gene encoding yersiniabactin biosynthesis salycil-AMP ligase YbtE, whose amino-acid sequence MHSSFESLIKPYPFPIAEQLRHWAVRYASRIAVVDAQGSLTYSALDARVDGLAAGLSSLGLRSGEHVIVQLPNGNAFVTLLFALLRLGVIPVLAMPSQRALDIDALIELAQPVAYVIHGENHAELARQMAHKHACLRHILVVEERAGDDFTPLFSLHGERQAWPQPDVSDTALLLLSGGTTGTPKLIPRRHADYSYNFSASAELCSISQQSVYLAVLPVAHNFPLACPGILGTLACGGKVVLTDSASCDEVMPLIAQEGVTHVALVPALAQLWVQAREWEESDLSSLRVIQVGGARLDPTLAEQVIATFDCTLQQVFGMAEGLLCFTRLDDPRTTVLHSQGRPLSPEDQIRIVDENENDVAPGEIGQLLTRGPYTISGYYRAPAHNAHAFNAQGFYRTGDNLRLDEAGNLCVEGRLKEQINRAGEKIAAAEVESALMRLEEVKDCAVVAAPDTLLGERICAFIIAQQTPSDYQQLRQQLTSMGLSAWKIPDQIEFLNHWPLTAVGKIDKKRLTALAIDRYHHSAQ is encoded by the coding sequence ATGCATTCTTCTTTTGAATCTCTGATTAAACCGTATCCCTTCCCCATTGCCGAGCAGTTGCGCCACTGGGCGGTCCGCTATGCCTCGCGAATTGCCGTCGTTGATGCACAGGGTTCACTTACCTACAGCGCGCTTGATGCACGGGTCGACGGACTTGCCGCAGGTCTGTCATCACTGGGTTTGCGTTCGGGGGAGCATGTGATTGTGCAGCTTCCTAACGGCAACGCGTTTGTTACCCTGCTGTTCGCCTTGTTAAGACTGGGCGTTATCCCCGTGCTGGCGATGCCCTCCCAACGGGCGCTGGATATCGACGCGCTGATTGAGCTGGCTCAACCCGTCGCTTACGTTATTCACGGGGAAAACCACGCAGAGCTGGCCCGACAGATGGCGCACAAACACGCCTGCTTACGTCATATTCTGGTTGTAGAGGAGCGCGCAGGAGACGATTTTACGCCACTCTTCTCCCTTCACGGTGAGCGACAGGCGTGGCCGCAGCCTGATGTTTCCGACACCGCGTTGCTGCTGCTTTCAGGCGGCACAACCGGCACGCCCAAACTCATCCCGCGCCGACATGCTGACTATAGCTATAACTTCAGCGCGTCTGCTGAACTGTGCAGCATCAGTCAACAGAGCGTATATCTCGCCGTCCTCCCGGTGGCGCATAACTTTCCGCTGGCCTGTCCCGGCATTCTGGGTACGCTTGCCTGCGGCGGAAAAGTGGTGCTGACCGACAGCGCCAGCTGTGATGAGGTAATGCCTTTAATCGCGCAGGAAGGAGTGACTCACGTCGCCCTGGTTCCGGCACTGGCGCAATTATGGGTGCAGGCCAGGGAGTGGGAAGAGAGCGATCTCTCCTCTCTGCGCGTCATTCAGGTGGGCGGCGCCCGGCTCGACCCGACGCTTGCTGAGCAGGTTATCGCCACCTTTGACTGCACCTTGCAACAGGTCTTCGGTATGGCGGAAGGGCTGCTCTGTTTTACCCGGCTGGACGATCCGCGAACCACCGTTCTCCACAGCCAGGGACGTCCGTTGTCTCCCGAGGATCAAATCCGAATCGTTGATGAAAACGAGAACGACGTCGCGCCGGGCGAGATCGGGCAGTTGTTAACACGCGGCCCTTACACCATTTCGGGCTATTACCGCGCTCCTGCTCACAACGCGCACGCCTTTAATGCGCAGGGGTTTTACCGCACTGGTGACAATCTCAGGCTGGATGAGGCGGGAAACCTGTGCGTTGAGGGGCGCCTAAAAGAGCAGATCAATCGTGCCGGAGAAAAAATCGCCGCGGCGGAAGTCGAATCGGCATTGATGCGTTTAGAAGAGGTGAAGGATTGCGCCGTGGTCGCCGCGCCGGACACGCTACTTGGCGAGCGGATTTGCGCATTTATCATCGCGCAACAAACACCATCTGACTATCAGCAGCTACGTCAACAGTTGACCAGTATGGGGCTCAGCGCGTGGAAAATCCCTGACCAAATCGAGTTCCTGAACCACTGGCCGCTCACCGCCGTCGGCAAGATAGACAAAAAGCGCCTGACGGCTCTCGCCATCGACCGCTATCACCATTCTGCCCAATAA
- a CDS encoding helix-turn-helix transcriptional regulator — MFRIQSFNRTDETQFSLPTSNVNLLYYDLPKNFSDEYRSYDSARLCTIIQGSKEVSINNSERFVYNHKQFVLLPPHSTVFMSMTEYTKALVYEFNDEIIDEVYQKVSDILRIDAVQEISYSAFRLETLTDRLCSLHRRTQQIIIEEDVNIDFLLGLTSQEIIYELIKIKGCHEIIHHHQKHPINKAIRIMNSSEGNRMSISEIAESVDMSLSLFSQKFKTITLLTPRDYIKKLRLRKSLEYLQKMSVTDTAYELGFENISHYIKIFKQEYGITPKQYQLTKPEILPLFASK, encoded by the coding sequence GTGTTCAGAATTCAAAGCTTCAATCGAACCGATGAAACACAGTTTTCATTGCCAACCAGCAATGTCAATTTACTTTATTATGACCTGCCAAAGAATTTTAGCGATGAGTATCGCTCTTATGATTCAGCACGGCTCTGTACGATTATCCAGGGTAGCAAAGAAGTCAGCATTAATAACTCTGAACGATTCGTTTATAACCATAAACAATTTGTTCTCCTGCCGCCGCATTCCACCGTATTCATGTCAATGACAGAATATACCAAAGCCCTGGTTTATGAATTTAATGATGAGATCATTGATGAGGTATATCAGAAAGTATCTGACATACTTAGAATTGACGCGGTCCAGGAGATCTCTTATTCGGCCTTCCGGCTGGAGACGTTAACCGACCGACTCTGCTCGCTACATCGCAGAACGCAGCAAATCATCATCGAAGAGGATGTTAACATCGATTTTTTGCTCGGGCTGACCAGCCAGGAGATCATCTATGAATTAATTAAGATAAAAGGATGTCATGAAATCATTCACCATCACCAGAAACATCCGATAAATAAAGCGATTCGTATTATGAACTCTTCAGAGGGTAATCGGATGTCAATTTCTGAAATCGCCGAGAGTGTCGATATGTCGCTGTCATTATTCAGTCAAAAATTTAAAACCATCACTTTACTGACGCCCAGAGACTATATAAAAAAACTTCGCCTAAGAAAATCCCTTGAGTATTTACAGAAAATGTCTGTGACGGATACTGCCTATGAGTTAGGTTTTGAAAACATCTCTCACTATATTAAAATTTTCAAACAAGAATATGGCATTACACCTAAACAATATCAATTAACAAAACCAGAAATTCTTCCGCTATTCGCCAGCAAATAA
- a CDS encoding TonB-dependent receptor, which translates to MKMTQFYPLVLGGFLLPAIAHAQTSQPDESTMVVTASKQSSRSASANNVSSTVVSAPELSDAGVTASDKLPRVLPGLNIENSGNMLFSTISLRGISSAQDFYNPAVTLYVDGVPQLSTNTIQALTDVQSVELLRGPQGTLYGKSAQGGIINIVTRQPDSTLRGYIEGGVSSRDSYRSKFNLSGPIEDGLLYGSVTLLRQVDDGEMINPATGSDDLGGTRASIGNVKLRLAPDDRPWEMGFSVSRECTRATQDAYVAWNDIKSRKLSLGKGSPDPYIRRCTDSQTLSGKYITDDWVFNLISAWQQQDYSRTFPSGSLIVNMPQRWNQDVQELRAATLGDARTFDMVFGLYRQNTREKLNSAYDMPTMPYLSSTGYTSAETLAAYGDLTWHLSDRFDIGGGVRFSHDKASTQYHGSVLGSPFGDQGKSNDDRVLGQLSAGYMLAEDWRVYTRVAQGYKPSGYNIVPTAGLDAKPFMAEKSINYELGTRYQTADVTLQAATFYTHTKDMQLYSGPVGMQTLSNAGKADATGVELEAKWRFAPGWSWDINGNAIRSEFTNDSELYRGNRVPFVPRYGAGSSVNGMIDTRYGALMPRLAVNLVGPHYFDGDNQLRQGAYATLDSSLGWQATERMNISVYVDNLFDRRYRTYGYMNGSSAVAQINMGRTVGINTRIDFF; encoded by the coding sequence ATGAAAATGACACAGTTTTATCCTCTGGTTCTGGGAGGATTTTTGCTTCCTGCCATTGCCCATGCCCAAACTTCACAGCCGGACGAAAGCACGATGGTGGTCACCGCCAGTAAACAATCTTCTCGTTCGGCCTCAGCCAACAATGTCTCTTCTACCGTTGTCAGCGCGCCGGAGTTAAGCGACGCCGGCGTGACCGCCAGCGACAAACTCCCCAGAGTCTTGCCCGGGCTCAATATTGAAAATAGCGGCAACATGCTTTTTTCAACGATCTCGCTACGTGGCATCTCTTCAGCCCAGGACTTTTATAACCCTGCCGTCACCCTGTATGTCGATGGCGTCCCTCAGCTTTCCACTAACACCATCCAGGCGCTAACCGATGTACAAAGCGTGGAGCTGCTGCGTGGCCCGCAGGGAACGTTATACGGCAAAAGCGCTCAGGGCGGGATTATCAACATCGTCACCCGGCAGCCGGACAGCACGCTTCGCGGCTATATTGAAGGTGGCGTCAGCAGCCGCGACAGTTATCGTAGCAAATTCAACCTGAGTGGCCCCATTGAGGATGGCCTGCTGTACGGTAGCGTCACTCTGTTACGCCAGGTTGATGATGGTGAGATGATTAACCCCGCGACGGGAAGCGATGATCTAGGTGGCACCCGCGCCAGCATAGGGAATGTGAAACTGCGTCTGGCGCCGGACGATCGGCCCTGGGAGATGGGTTTTTCCGTCTCGCGCGAATGTACTCGCGCCACCCAGGATGCCTATGTGGCATGGAATGATATTAAGAGCCGTAAGCTGTCGCTCGGCAAGGGTTCTCCAGACCCGTACATACGGCGCTGCACTGACAGCCAGACCCTGAGTGGGAAATACATCACCGACGACTGGGTTTTCAACCTGATAAGCGCCTGGCAGCAGCAGGATTATTCGCGCACCTTCCCTTCCGGTTCGTTAATCGTCAATATGCCTCAGCGCTGGAATCAGGATGTGCAGGAGCTGCGCGCCGCAACCCTGGGCGATGCGCGTACCTTTGATATGGTGTTTGGCCTGTATCGGCAGAACACCCGCGAGAAGTTAAATTCAGCTTACGACATGCCGACAATGCCTTATTTAAGCAGCACCGGCTATACCAGCGCTGAAACTCTGGCCGCCTACGGTGACCTGACCTGGCATTTAAGCGATCGTTTTGATATCGGTGGCGGCGTTCGCTTCTCACATGATAAGGCCAGCACGCAATATCACGGCAGCGTGCTCGGTAGCCCATTTGGCGACCAAGGTAAGAGCAATGACGATCGGGTGCTCGGGCAACTCTCCGCAGGCTATATGCTGGCCGAAGACTGGAGAGTGTATACCCGCGTAGCCCAGGGATATAAACCTTCCGGATATAATATTGTGCCTACGGCGGGTCTTGATGCCAAACCGTTCATGGCAGAGAAATCTATTAACTATGAGCTTGGCACTCGCTACCAAACCGCCGATGTTACGCTACAAGCCGCAACGTTTTATACCCATACCAAAGACATGCAGCTCTACTCTGGTCCGGTCGGGATGCAAACTTTAAGCAATGCGGGGAAAGCCGACGCCACCGGCGTTGAGCTTGAAGCAAAATGGCGGTTCGCACCGGGCTGGTCATGGGATATCAATGGCAACGCGATCCGTTCCGAATTCACCAATGACAGTGAGCTGTATCGCGGTAACCGGGTGCCGTTCGTACCGCGTTATGGCGCAGGAAGCAGCGTAAACGGCATGATCGATACCCGCTATGGGGCGCTGATGCCCCGACTGGCGGTCAATCTTGTCGGGCCGCATTATTTCGATGGCGACAACCAGCTGCGGCAAGGCGCTTACGCCACCCTGGATAGCAGCCTGGGCTGGCAGGCGACTGAACGGATGAATATTTCCGTTTATGTCGATAACCTGTTCGATCGTCGTTACCGCACCTATGGCTATATGAACGGCAGCAGCGCCGTCGCGCAGATCAATATGGGGCGCACCGTCGGTATCAATACGCGAATTGATTTCTTCTAA